In Fusarium oxysporum Fo47 chromosome XII, complete sequence, one DNA window encodes the following:
- a CDS encoding glycoside hydrolase superfamily has protein sequence MPFSIPFLIRLGHLLLIPFLDFRIYYPSNLGENNNNNNMGDIESFNFPYDELLQHLTTSEKISLLSGSDFWHTQGIPRLSIPKLRMSDGPNGVRGTKFFNSVPGACLPCGTGLAATWSHDLMREAGDLIARGCHAKSAHVWLGPTTNIQRSPLGGRGFESFSEDPLLGGSLASTLISNVQKNGIACSLKHFVANDMEHERTLVDCRISPRALREIYLLPFQIAIRDADPWALMTAYNKVNGQHMSEHQEILQEIVRNEWGYRGCIMSDWFGTYSTAAAINNGLDLEMPGPTEQRGKRVATALGVGKIKSSTIDERVASVLKLVDRARASGIPEGGPESCLDTDQDRSVLRRLATESVVLLKNDDHVLPFRADKKAGLPFYFLLL, from the exons ATGCCATTCTCGATACCATTCTTGATCAGACTCGGCCACCTTCTGTTGATTCCCTTCCTTGACTTTCGCATCTATTACCCTTCTAACCTTGGcgaaaacaacaacaacaacaatatgGGCGACATAGAATCATTCAACTTCCCATACGACGAGCTTTTACAGCATCTGACTACGAGCGAGAAAATCAGCCTTTTATCAG GTTCCGACTTTTGGCATACGCAAGGTATTCCGCGACTATCCATTCCTAAACTTCGCATGTCGGACGGTCCCAACGGAGTCAGAGGCACaaagttcttcaacagcGTCCCCGGAGCTTGTCTTCCTTGCGGTACTGGACTGGCAGCCACATGGAGCCATGACCTGATGCGCGAGGCCGGAGACCTTATTGCAAGGGGATGCCATGCTAAGAGTGCCCATGTATGGCTTGGCCCAACAACCAACATTCAAAG GAGCCCACTAGGCGGCCGCGGTTTCGAATCCTTTTCCGAAGACCCTTTGCTCGGTGGAAGCCTGGCGAGCACGCTCATCTCCAATGTCCAGAAGAACGGCATAGCTTGTTCTCTAAAGCACTTTGTCGCAAATGATATGGAACACGAACGAACGCTTGTAGACTGCAGGATCAGTCCCCGAGCCTTGCGAGAGATTTATCTCCTCCCCTTCCAGATCGCCATTCGAGACGCCGACCCTTGGGCCCTCATGACAGCGTATAACAAAGTCAACGGACAGCACATGAGTGAGCACCAAGAGATACTGCAAGAGATAGTGAGGAATGAATGGGGCTACCGAGGGTGCATCATGAGCGATTGGTTTGGAACATACTCGACAGCTGCAGCTATCAATAACGGGTTGGATCTTGAAATGCCAGGCCCAACAGAGCAGAGGGGTAAACGGGTCGCGACAGCACTTGGAGTTggcaagatcaagagcaGCACCATTGACGAAAGAGTAGCCTCGGtcctcaagctcgttgaTCGCGCGAGGGCATCTGGCATTCCCGAAGGTGGCCCCGAATCATGTCTTGATACGGACCAAGACCGTAGCGTGTTGAGGAGGTTAGCGACGGAAAGTGTTGTTCTCCTCAAGAATGACGACCATGTGTTGCCTTTCCGTGCCGACAAGAAGGCAGGTCTCCCCTTTTATTTCTTACTCCTCTGA
- a CDS encoding C-4 sterol methyl oxidase, translated as MYPSLNITNSLPGQGYLDVLDQVSSAHPDLNTLERFWAAWYAFMQNDVYATGIMSFVLHEVVYFGRCLPFIIMDKIPPLKKYKIQTQKMPTLREQWQCAMIVLVSHFTAELPQIWFFHPIATWSGMEYNAPFPPIWKMVIQICACFVMEDTWHYWSHRALHYGPLYKSIHKMHHTYSAPFGLAAEYASPIETAVLGLGVIGSPIVLLMRTGDFHLFTMYLWIILRLFQAIDAHSGYDFPWSLRNFLPFWAGADHHDLHHEKFIGNYASSFRWWDYFLGTEAGSAAARRRREALISKTRASKQE; from the exons ATGTATCCGTC CTTGAATATAACGAATTCGCTGCCTGGCCAGGGATATCTCGACGTCCTGGACCAAGTGTCTAGTGCCCATCCTGATCTCAATACGTTAGAACGTTTCTGGGCA GCATGGTATGCTTTCATGCAGAATGATGTCTACGCGACCGGGATTATGAGTTTTGTTCTTCACGAGGTGGTTTACTTTGGCCGATGCTTGCCATTCATCATTATGGATAAGATTCCCCCCTTGAAGAAGTACAAGATCCAAACTCAGAAGATGCCAACACTTAGAGAGCAATGGCAATGCGCTATGATTGTCCTTGTCAGTCATTTCACCGCAGAACTGCCCCAGATTTGGTTTTTTCACCCGATTGCGACCTGGTCTGGAATGGAGTATAACGCACCATTTCCTCCAATCTGGAAAATGGTTATCCAGATCTGCGCTTGCTTTGTCATGGAGGATACGTGGCACTATTGGAGCCATCGCGCCCTCCATTACGGGCCACTTTATAAAAGCATTCATAAGATGCATCATACATATTCTGCTCCCTTTGGCCTTGCCGCAGAATATGCATCGCCTATCGAGACTGCGGTCCTTGGCTTAGGCGTCATTGGCTCACCGATCGTTCTGCTAATGAGAACTGGTGATTTTCATCTGTTCACAATGTATTTATGGATCATTCTACGCCTATTCCAAGCTATCGATGCGCATAGCGGATATGACTTTCCTTGGAGCCTTCGCAACTTTTTACCTTTTTGGGCTGGTGCTGACCATCATGATCTCCACCACGAAAAGTTCATTGGAAACTATGCGTCAAGCTTTCGCTGGTGGGATTATTTCTTGGGTACTGAAGCTGGAAGTGCCGCTGCTAGACGTCGCCGGGAGGCCCTGATCTCCAAGACTCGAGCCTCCAAGCAGGAGTAA
- a CDS encoding fatty acid hydroxylase superfamily protein, which produces MDVVLELTDTFVADYIYAWLFPQGSNQTNDAPYPLSSHSAFDRIDWKYEPASALIHFEPSPAAYMSTFNRDNAYRQFITLLMLTWIFGLINYILFATISFFFIFDRSTLAHPKVMKNQVWREIKHATEAMPLMALLTAFFFLLEVRGYCKMYESTAQGPGLWYDILQIPLFMLFTDFGIYWIHRGLHHPLIYKRFHKPHHKWIIPTPYASYAFHPLDGFSQSMPYHIYPLLFPLNKFIFLGMFISVNIWTVSIHDGNFLANNPLVNGSACHAAHHLYFNYNYGQFLTIWDRICGSYRRPDAEWFDKRQEPKERGMRAGKAEVPKLD; this is translated from the exons ATGGACGTTGTTCTTGAGCTTACGGATACCTTTGTCGCAGACTACATCTACGCATGGCTTTTTCCGCAGGGTTCAAATCAGACAAATGATGCTCCCTATCCCTTATCCTCTCACTCAGCTTTTGATCGGATTGATTGGAAATATGAGCCAGCCTCAGCCCTCATACACTTTGAACCGTCTCCCGCGGCATATATGAGCACGTTTAATAGGGATAATGCTTATCGACAATTTATTACCCTTCTTATGCTTACATGG ATCTTCGGACTCATTAACTACATCCTGTTTGCAACAatctcattcttcttcatatTTGACAGATCAACGCTAGCACATCCAAAGGTCATGAAGAACCAGGTATGGCGAGAAATTAAGCATGCTACCGAAGCCATGCCGTTAATGGCTTTGTTGAcggctttcttcttccttctcgaaGTCCGTGGCTACTGCAAAATGTACGAATCTACGGCCCAAGGTCCTGGGCTTTGGTATGATATCCTTCAGATACCCCTGTTTATGCTGTTCACGGACTTTGGAATCTATTGGATTCACCGAGGCTTGCATCACCCACTTATCTACAAAAGATTTCATAAGCCGCACCACAAATGGATTATCCCAACCCCGTACGCCAGTTACGCCTTCCATCCACTCGACGGATTTTCTCAATCGATGCCCTACCATATATATCCACTGCTGTTCCCCTTAAATAAGTTTATCTTCTTAGGCATGTTTATTTCCGTCAACATATGGACTGTCTCCATTCACGATGGTAACTTCTTGGCCAATAACCCGCTGGTCAATGGCTCTGCTTGCCATGCGGCGCATCATTTATACTTTAA TTACAATTATGGACAGTTTCTGACAATATGGGACCGCATTTGTGGAAGCTACCGACGACCAGATGCTGAATGGTTTGATAAGCGGCAAGAACCCAAAGAGCGTGGAATGCGAGCCGGGAAAGCCGAAGTTCCCAAGCTAGATTAA
- a CDS encoding general substrate transporter, which produces MPPTKQHNEQPLLASVLPKEQKPWYRISYLVQLNLLLLIPLMSSSVAGFDGSLMNGLQALPSWKNKFGNPQGHTLGFVNAAQSFGSILALPFCGSLSDKIGRKNTLLLGGVLIIVASVIQAAAINYGMFVASRVLVGMGAITIIQPSPMLISELCYPSHRGVYTALFWTFYYFGSIIAAWSTYGLQKHMPESVWAWRGPSILQGCLPILQLVFWWKLPESPRWLIANNRADEARAILAKYHAGGDFSSPLVDFEMNEIVTAIELDRHAQDVKWSALVATPGNRKRVLISFLLGLFSQWVGNSVVSYYLTLVLDTVGVKNPDTQTLINGLLQLFNFFAAILAAFLVDRLGRRTLWNWSGVGMLISFIIWTICSARFEINPSNGLGIAVVAFIFIYFFHYDIAYTPLVLAYPTEILQYSIRSKGLSLTFVAIYSSLIVLSFVNPIALEAIGWRYYIVFSCITGVSVVVNYFLLPETKGLSLEEIGSLFEEKGVADGEIGSSKLEGGEVSHVDIKH; this is translated from the exons ATGCCTCCCACCAAGCAGCACAACGAACAACCTCTCCTGGCTAGCGTTCTTCCCAAAGAACAAAAGCCATGGTATCGTATCTCATACCTCGTCCagctcaatctccttctccttaTTCCCCTCATGTCCTCCTCTGTAGCAGGATTCGACG GCTCGTTGATGAATGGCCTACAGGCACTCCCTTCCTGGAAGAACAAGTTCGGTAATCCTCAAGGCCACACCCTTGGCTTCGTCAATGCTGCGCAGTCGTTCGGATCGATCCTTGCCCTCCCCTTCTGTGGCTCTCTGTCGGATAAGATTGGCCGCAAGAACACGCTCTTACTCGGCGGTGTGCTCATTATAGTGGCTTCTGTGATTCAGGCAGCCGCTATCAACTACGGAATGTTTGTCGCTTCCCGAGTGCTGGTTGGTATGGGCGCCATCACCATTATACAGCCCAGCCCTATGCTGATTTCAGAGCTGTGTTACCCAAGCCACCGAGGAGTCTACACGGCTCTGTTTTGGACATTCTACTACTTTGGCTCTATCATCGCTGCCTGGAGCACTTATGGTCTCCAGAAGCACATGCCCGAGAGTGTCTGGGCGTGGCGAGGTCCCTCCATCCTTCAGGGCTGTCTTCCCATACTCCAGCTAGTCTTT TGGTGGAAACTTCCTGAGTCCCCCCGATGGCTCATTGCCAATAATCGAGCTGACGAAGCGCGCGCTATCCTGGCCAAATATCATGCTGGTGGAGATTTCTCGAGCCCTCTTGTCGACTTCGAAATGAACGAGATTGTCACCGCTATTGAACTCGACCGACATGCCCAGGACGTCAAGTGGAGCGCTCTTGTGGCGACCCCCGGCAATCGAAAACGAGTTCTGATCTCTTTCTTGTTAGGCCTATTTTCGCAGTGGGTG GGAAACAGTGTTGTTTCGTATTATTTGACTCTTGTCCTAGACACTGTTGGCGTCAAGAACCCTGATACCCAGACTCTGATCAACGGTCTTCTCCAGTTGTTCAACTTTTTTGCCGCCATCCTGGCCGCGTTCTTGGTAGACAGGCTCGGCAGACGTACTCTGTGGAACTGGTCAGGCGTTGGCATGTTGATCTCTTTCATCATATGGACTATTTGCTCCGCCCGGTTTGAGATCAACCCATCTAACGGCCTCGGTATTGCTGTCGTCGCGTTTATCTTCATCTACTTCTTCCATTACGATATCGCCTATACACCACTCGTCCTGGCTTACCCTACCGAGATTCTCCAATATTCTATTCGCTCCAAGGGACTGAGTCTGACTTTTGTTGCTATTTATTCGTCACTGATCGTCTTGTCTTTTGTCAACCCGATCGCGCTCGAGGCCATCGGCTGGAGGTACTACATTGTCTTTTCCTGCATTACAGGTGTATCCGTGGTTGTCAACTATTTCCTCCTGCCTGAAACGAAGGGCCTCTCTCTTGAAGAAATCGGAAGCCTTTTTGAGGAAAAGGGTGTTGCTGATGGCGAGATCGGATCATCGAAATTGGAAGGAGGAGAGGTTAGTCATGTTGATATTAAGCACTAG
- a CDS encoding ubiquinone biosynthesis protein COQ7: MPIHNSSPRALFKSLPLLSRHRVAWKPSITDLSRKFTTRKRTRQYPESTLRKPRRVPLTPEQLDYLSAAIRVNQTGELGAVLIYAAQTPILVNQHPELRQLMQHMYDQEAGHQSTFNNLLTKHRIRPTVMYPLWQVLATGLGWATAMMGKEAAMACTEAVETEIGTHYNEQVQEVIKIIQGWEQEGYDTGPEILELLQTLRRIRDEELEHLDHAVDHDSKKAPLHDLLTGFVRASCRGAILVSKWI; encoded by the exons ATGCCGATCCATAATAGCTCCCCAAGGGCTTTATTCAAGTCTTTGCCACTATTATCACGCCATCGCGTCGCTTGGAAACCCTCAATTACTGATCTCTCGAGAAAATTCACAACTCGCAAACGAACACGTCAGTATCCAGAATCTACTCTGAGGAAACCCAGACGGGTACCTCTGACGCCAGAGCAGCTGGATTATCTTTCTGCAGCG ATTCGTGTGAACCAAACAGGAGAATTAGGCGCCGTCCTAATATACGCCGCCCAGACTCCCATTCTGGTGAACCAACATCCAGAGCTGCGACAGCTCATGCAGCACATGTatgatcaagaagctggtCATCAAAGCACCTTCAACAATCTGCTAACTAAACATCGAATCCGCCCAACTGTTATGTATCCTTTGTGGCAGGTCCTTGCAACTGGGCTTGGATGGGCAACGGCAATGATGGGAAAGGAAGCTGCTATGGCATGCACTGAAGCTGTCGAGACTGAGATTGGTACTCATTACAATGAACAAGTCCAAGAGGTGATCAAAATTATACAGGGCTGGGAGCAAGAAGGCTACGACACGGGACCTGAGATTCTTGAATTACTTCAGACGCTGCGTCGTATTCGGGACGAGGAGCTAGAGCATCTGGACCATGCGGTTGACCATGACTCGAAGAAAGCGCCACTGCATGACTTACTGACCGGCTTTGTCCGAGCGTCGTGTAGAGGAGCAATTCTTGTAAGCAAGTGGATTTAA
- a CDS encoding glycosyl hydrolase family 3 C-terminal domain-containing protein: MRIYTSPPTIQPNNSEITDTREAIDVLQLNDSNVVLYDYSNAAAPDNVVYATITADLVVEKTDTYAFSLTVAGTATLYLDNALIVDNSHDQKRGTSFFGSGSVEQINHVQLVANRVYKLRVEFGSASTSNLNKAGAPVFGAGGVRIGCARCSNESLELDRAVELAKTADQVVVCVGLGPEWESEGSDRSLYELPGRQCELISRVTAVNKHVVVIIQSGTPVSGPWDQVAAVMQTWYGGDELGHGIADIVLGRESPSGKLPLSWPRCIEDNPSFLSYRSEAGACNYNEDIFVGYRFYEKTKRKVQWPFGFGLSYASFILQQPSVQLRGSGVDANILVTLSVCNNSATTSGKEVIQVYMSRITPSSVSRPVKELKGFAKLFVAAGETRLATVEIPLKNAVSVWDVTTNSWLLEEVSSANHSALARALIIATSSSGFGKRYLRRGDDGDDGAQWQSLLIFSSPSTSALLRQHKDTNHYEFKHRGFTWSEEAAPISYAHQLPALSAEQITVRPPDSMCIMYTHEMMAPAAAQPDSGNLTSQTSPLSVPLQSPDSSQRDETNGSQPSPPSDSSAFGDASLQQHQDQPHRNLYQDFTQSHWDAVLQRPTDHTRRSTLASQGNLHQPEAFYFPFPLASEVTVNDLTSALPPRESCEYLIIRYFTCISPFFHILHGPTFQKQFAGFFKDTSSCDLSWLALLFLICSATLKTIDKGDDVIDSIASSSSHSPNIAVISDRYRAMAMICLCKDRFLVRYRLSTLEALLVLVYTISHNEGAEQSWVILGMASNIGIALQCNAAKPDPNLTLVERERRRRCWAGILLLHTYQAILFRDVDMSSLISDYTTMPENVNDTDILHDRILQPSTQPTQMSVMIFKISLFRLSARICKELSDATPLTQARLVALDAEIASEQQRWASIFLVDGAPSLLDSSSYALWCGLDVYAHQLYLLLHRPFSRPANQPLYRPESRQKCITSSLVLLDIHRKWMELPRLSSYSWYAYGVVGSCALHGAVTLASCLLERTDQEIDDSAERKAFDAAVLRLNKLQERSSLYVKAYPVLRQLQSMLSPGSIPWSSETAQIFGTTFDDWIDNVQWLDPESIDWNFWDEILKSGLSEVPS; this comes from the exons ATGAGAATTTACACCTCGCCACCAACAATACAACCCAACAATAGCGAAATCACGGATACGCGGGAGGCCATAGACGTCCTGCAGCTCAACGACTCGAACGTGGTCTTGTACGACTATAGCAACGCTGCTGCACCTGATAATGTTGTTTATGCTACCATAACTGCCGACTTGGTTGTCGAGAAAACGGATACGTATGCCTTCAGCCTCACTGTCGCTGGAACCGCAACATTGTATCTAGACAACGCTCTCATCGTTGACAACTCTCATGATCAGAAGAGGGGCACCAGCTTCTTCGGTTCCGGAAGTGTTGAGCAAATCAACCATGTACAACTCGTCGCCAACAGAGTCTATAAGCTCCGAGTTGAGTTTGGCAGTGCCTCGACCTCCAACTTGAACAAAGCAGGCGCACCCGTCTTTGGGGCAGGCGGTGTCCGTATTGGCTGTGCCAGGTGCTCCAACGAgtcccttgagcttgatcgCGCTGTTGAACTGGCCAAGACTGCGGATCAAGTGGTTGTCTGCGTCGGCCTAGGCCCTGAATGGGAATCAGAAGGTTCCGACCGTTCATTGTACGAACTCCCCGGGAGGCAATGTGAACTGATATCCAGAGTCACAGCAGTAAACAAGCATGTTGTTGTGATTATTCAGTCTGGCACTCCCGTATCGGGTCCTTGGGATCAAGTTGCTGCTGTGATGCAAACCTGGTACGGTGGTGATGAGCTAGGCCACGGTATTGCAGACATAGTCCTGGGTAGAGAGAGTCCCTCGGGGAAACTCCCCTTGTCTTGGCCTCGTTGCATTGAGGATAATCCTTCCTTTCTTAGTTACAGAAGTGAAGCCGGCGCATGTAATTACAACGAAGACATCTTTGTTGGATACCGCTTCTAtgaaaagaccaagagaAAGGTGCAATGGCCTTTCGGCTTTGGTCTATCGTATGCGTCCTTCATCCTCCAGCAACCAAGTGTGCAGCTAAGGGGCAGCGGCGTCGACGCAAATATCCTCGTCACTCTATCCGTTTGCAACAACTCGGCCACCACAAGCGGGAAAGAAGTGATACAGGTCTATATGAGCCGCATTACACCATCGTCAGTTAGCCGTCCTGTCAAGGAGTTGAAGGGATTTGCTAAACTTTTCGTCGCGGCTGGCGAAACAAGGCTGGCAACCGTTGAAATTCCTCTCAAGAACGCTGTCAGCGTCTGGGACGTAACAACCAATTCCTGGCTGCTGGAGGAAG TTTCAAGTGCCAATCACTCAGCATTGGCGCGGGCT CTAATTATTGCCACTTCGTCATCGGGCTTCGGCAAGAGGTATCTCCGACGCGGAGATGACGGAGATGACGGAGCACAATGGCAGTCTTTGCTcattttctcttctccgAGTACTTCAGCTCTTCTCCGCCAACACAAGGACACTAACCACTATGAATTCAAACACCGAGGTTTCACGTGGAGCGAGGAGGCGGCGCCGATATCGTACGCCCATCAGCTGCCGGCCTTGTCGGCAGAGCAAATTACGGTGCGACCGCCAGACTCCATGTGCATCAT GTACACGCACGAGATGATGGCACCCGCAGCAGCTCAGCCAGATAGTGGCAACCTTACCAGCCAAACTTCACCCTTGTCAGTGCCTCTGCAATCACCAGATAGCTCCCAGAGGGATGAAACCAATGGTTCACAGCCTTCTCCTCCCTCGGATTCCTCGGCGTTTGGAGACGCTAGCCTACAGCAGCATCAAGACCAACCACATCGCAACCTCTACCAAGACTTTACTCAGTCTCACTGGGATGCAGTGTTGCAGAGACCTACTGATCACACCAGACGTTCCACCCTTGCATCTCAGGGCAACCTTCATCAACCAGAAGCTTTTTATTTCCCATTTCCTCTTGCTTCAGAGGTGACAGTCAATGATTTGACGAGCGCCTTGCCACCTCGTGAGTCATGTGAATATCTGATCATTCGGTACTTCACCTGCATATCTCCCTTTTTCCATATCCTTCATGGACCGACTTTCCAGAAACAGTTCGCAGGCTTTTTTAAAGACACATCTAGTTGCGACTTATCATGGCTGGCGCTGCTTTTTCTCATCTGCTCTGCCACTCTAAAAACAATCGATAAAGGCGACGATGTGATTGATTCCATCGCGTCAAGTTCCTCTCACAGCCCTAACATCGCAGTAATATCAGACCGATATCGTGCCATGGCTATGATCTGTCTTTGTAAAGATAGATTTCTGGTTCGTTATCGATTAAGTACATTGGAGGCATTGCTTGTCCTTGTTTACACAATCAGTCATAATGAGGGAGCTGAACAAAGTTGGGTCATTCTCG GGATGGCATCGAATATCGGCATAGCCTTGCAGTGTAATGCAGCCAAGCCAGATCCGAATCTGACTCTTGTTGAAAGGGAACGTCGCAGACGATGCTGGGCCGGTATACTCCTCTTACATACCTACCAGGCTATCCTGTTTAGAGATGTCGATATGTCATCTCTTATTAGTGACTATACAACCATGCCTGAAAACGTCAACGATACTGATATTTTACACGATCGAATTCTACAACCTTCAACACAGCCGACACAAATGTCTGTCATGATATTCAAGATATCCCTGTTCCGGCTTTCGGCTCGCATTTGTAAAGAACTTTCAGATGCGACGCCACTGACCCAAGCCCGGCTCGTGGCTCTGGATGCTGAGATAGCCTCCGAACAACAACGCTGGGCTTCCATATTTCTCGTGGATGGAGCCCCAAGTCTTCTTGACTCATCCAGCTACGCTCTGTGGTGCGGGCTCGATGTTTATGCACATCAGCTATATCTCCTCTTGCACCGGCCGTTCTCACGGCCCGCCAATCAACCACTTTATCGACCGGAGTCGAGACAGAAGTGCATCACATCAAGCCTAGTACTTCTCGATATTCATCGGAAGTGGATGGAACTTCCCCGTTTAAGCAGCTATAGCTGGTATGCATATGGCGTGGTTGGATCTTGCGCTCTCCATGGCGCTGTCACATTGGCATCATGTCTTCTGGAACGAACTGATCAAGAAATTGATGATTCTGCCGAGCGGAAGGCATTTGATGCCGCAGTTCTGCGTCTCAATAAGCTACAAGAACGGAGTTCTCTTTATGTAAAAGCATATCCTGTTCTTCGTCAGCTACA GTCAATGCTCTCTCCAGGCAGCATCCCTTGGTCTTCTGAAACTGCTCAGATATTTGGAACTACTTTTGATGATTGGATAGATAACGTGCAGTGGCTCGACCCCGAGTCCATAGATTGG AACTTCTGGGACGAGATCTTAAAGTCGGGGCTAAGTGAGGTCCCCTCTTGA